Proteins found in one Aneurinibacillus uraniidurans genomic segment:
- the hpaD gene encoding 3,4-dihydroxyphenylacetate 2,3-dioxygenase: protein MAQFDIIRLAHAEFCVTDLEKARDFYVGGLGFIETESDANHIYLRALEDANHHCLVLTKAEKASLHHISYRVGSEDELDRLAQLFLENNLPVRWLAKDEERGQGRAIRIQDPSGIPVEFFCEMEKVERMLQKFTHHRAARVKRIDHANCLVTDINMINDWYMNNLGFRCSEYTVTGAAEEETLWASWLHRKPSVHDLALINESGPRVHHIGFWIDDAKTILDACDHLAAAGYSANIERSPGRHGTSNAFFVYVRDPDGHRIELYTGDYFTNDPDWEPVKWHLSDPQRATFWGTEPPYSWKTEAMPVQHILTGELMEITEPLLHSNHKK from the coding sequence ATGGCCCAGTTTGATATTATTCGGCTTGCTCATGCAGAATTTTGCGTAACAGATTTGGAAAAAGCACGTGACTTTTATGTGGGGGGACTCGGTTTCATTGAAACCGAGTCAGATGCCAATCATATATATTTGCGTGCCTTAGAAGATGCGAACCATCACTGTCTCGTTCTGACGAAAGCAGAGAAGGCAAGTTTGCATCATATTTCATATCGCGTCGGTTCGGAAGATGAACTGGATCGGCTGGCACAGCTTTTCCTGGAAAATAATCTGCCAGTACGCTGGCTGGCAAAGGATGAGGAGCGAGGACAGGGACGAGCGATTCGGATTCAAGATCCGTCAGGTATTCCGGTTGAATTTTTCTGTGAGATGGAGAAAGTCGAGCGGATGTTGCAGAAGTTCACCCATCATCGGGCTGCACGTGTGAAACGGATTGATCATGCCAACTGTCTTGTGACGGATATTAACATGATTAATGACTGGTATATGAACAATCTAGGTTTCCGCTGCTCAGAATATACCGTAACGGGAGCGGCGGAAGAAGAGACATTGTGGGCATCCTGGCTGCATCGTAAGCCGAGCGTGCATGATCTTGCCCTCATTAATGAGAGCGGTCCACGTGTGCATCACATTGGTTTTTGGATTGATGATGCGAAAACGATTCTTGATGCATGTGACCATTTGGCAGCGGCCGGATATTCGGCCAATATTGAGCGCAGCCCGGGGCGTCATGGTACATCTAATGCTTTTTTTGTATATGTACGTGATCCAGACGGGCATCGCATTGAATTGTACACCGGAGATTACTTCACAAATGACCCGGACTGGGAACCTGTAAAGTGGCATCTCAGTGATCCGCAGCGGGCAACATTTTGGGGAACAGAACCACCTTATAGCTGGAAAACAGAAGCCATGCCCGTGCAGCACATTCTAACAGGAGAGTTGATGGAGATCACAGAACCGCTGCTGCACAGTAACCATAAAAAATAA
- the hpaE gene encoding 5-carboxymethyl-2-hydroxymuconate semialdehyde dehydrogenase → MSTSNIERVLHYIDGQFVEGLAGKSFTNISPFNNQPINEVAEGFKEDIDRAVQAARRAFDEGPWRTMSVEKRLGYIIRIAELIEANAEELSYLESLDTGLPVSQTKKQAARAAENFRFYAEMVKSRMIGEAYQVDQSFINYTIHKPVGVAGLITPWNAPFMLETWKVAPALATGNTCILKPAEWSPLTANKLAHIIDEAGLPSGVFNIVHGFGETAGASLVAHPDVQLISFTGETTTGSEIIKNSADTLKRCSMELGGKSPAIVFEDADIESALDAIVWGIFSFNGERCTANSRLFLHESIHDTFVDALKERVANIVVGDPMEKETEVGPLIHRKHWENVMNYIAIAQTEGAGVVSGYIPEAYKEGNYVAPTLLLGCTNDMRVAREEIFGPVMAVMKFTTEEEVLCMANDSKYGLAAYIWTRDIKRGHRMAQGIESGMVWLNSQNVRDLRIPFGGSKSSGIGREGGHYSFEFYTETQVVHVATGDHHIPQFGKKPRTGAKEQTYGPV, encoded by the coding sequence ATGAGCACATCCAACATTGAGCGTGTTCTTCATTATATAGACGGCCAATTTGTCGAAGGGCTGGCGGGCAAGAGCTTCACAAATATCAGTCCATTTAATAATCAGCCAATCAATGAGGTAGCAGAAGGATTCAAGGAAGATATTGACCGAGCTGTTCAGGCAGCACGGCGAGCGTTTGATGAAGGACCGTGGCGTACGATGAGTGTGGAGAAACGTCTCGGTTATATCATCAGAATTGCTGAATTAATCGAGGCGAATGCAGAAGAACTGTCGTATTTGGAATCGCTTGATACAGGGCTTCCTGTGAGTCAGACCAAGAAGCAGGCGGCGCGTGCGGCGGAGAACTTCCGCTTTTATGCAGAGATGGTCAAAAGCCGCATGATTGGGGAGGCGTATCAAGTCGACCAATCGTTCATTAACTATACCATTCATAAACCAGTAGGCGTGGCAGGCCTCATCACGCCATGGAATGCACCGTTTATGCTGGAAACATGGAAGGTAGCACCTGCACTGGCAACTGGTAATACGTGTATACTCAAACCGGCAGAATGGTCACCACTTACGGCGAATAAGCTAGCACACATTATCGATGAAGCCGGGCTTCCGTCAGGCGTCTTCAATATCGTGCATGGCTTCGGTGAGACAGCCGGTGCATCGCTTGTGGCGCATCCGGATGTACAATTGATTTCCTTCACGGGTGAGACCACAACTGGTTCAGAAATTATTAAGAACAGTGCTGATACATTAAAACGCTGCTCGATGGAACTTGGTGGTAAGTCCCCGGCTATTGTATTTGAAGATGCAGATATCGAGAGTGCACTTGATGCAATCGTGTGGGGGATATTTTCTTTTAATGGAGAACGGTGTACCGCGAATTCTCGCTTATTCCTTCATGAATCCATTCATGACACGTTCGTTGATGCGCTAAAAGAGCGGGTAGCAAACATCGTGGTCGGTGATCCGATGGAAAAAGAGACGGAAGTAGGGCCGCTCATTCATCGCAAACATTGGGAGAATGTTATGAACTACATCGCCATTGCCCAGACGGAAGGTGCAGGAGTTGTAAGCGGATACATTCCGGAGGCTTATAAGGAAGGGAACTATGTAGCACCTACACTTCTATTAGGCTGTACCAATGACATGCGTGTAGCCCGGGAAGAGATCTTCGGGCCTGTAATGGCCGTTATGAAGTTTACGACTGAAGAAGAAGTGCTTTGTATGGCAAACGATAGTAAATACGGGCTGGCGGCGTATATCTGGACGAGAGATATTAAGCGAGGCCACCGGATGGCTCAAGGAATCGAAAGCGGCATGGTATGGCTGAATTCACAAAATGTGCGCGATTTGCGTATTCCGTTCGGGGGGTCTAAATCAAGCGGGATCGGGCGAGAAGGGGGACATTACAGCTTCGAATTTTATACTGAAACACAGGTTGTTCACGTAGCGACAGGCGATCATCATATTCCACAGTTCGGCAAAAAACCGCGTACGGGTGCAAAGGAGCAAACATATGGCCCAGTTTGA
- the hpaI gene encoding 2,4-dihydroxyhept-2-ene-1,7-dioic acid aldolase: MYQEAKQKLRGSIAPIVTPFDKEMNVDYDALKSLIEWHIESGSHGISVTGTTGEPSSLTIQEREQVMETAIKTAAGRVPVVPGTGSTNHAEALHLTKRAQEMGADAAMVIVPYYNKPNQQALYNHFKIIADSVDIPVIIYNIPGRTATNLEVKTLARLSEDCKNIIGVKESNKDFEHINRVLLNCGRDFLLYSGIELLCYPMLAIGGAGHVSATANIAPKEVADIYNLWAAGDVEAAIDLHYKLMPLNDVLFKDTNPGPLKAAMGMMGKINPALRLPMGPPSDALQEEIRQTLVGYGMLTEKVGAE; this comes from the coding sequence ATGTACCAAGAAGCAAAACAAAAACTCCGTGGTTCGATTGCGCCTATTGTGACTCCATTTGATAAGGAGATGAATGTTGACTATGATGCATTGAAAAGTTTGATCGAGTGGCACATCGAAAGTGGCAGTCACGGAATTTCGGTAACCGGAACAACCGGTGAACCGAGTTCGCTGACCATCCAGGAGCGGGAGCAGGTTATGGAGACAGCGATCAAGACGGCGGCAGGACGTGTCCCTGTCGTTCCAGGTACAGGTTCAACCAATCATGCAGAAGCGCTGCATTTGACGAAGCGTGCGCAGGAGATGGGGGCGGATGCGGCGATGGTTATCGTGCCGTATTACAATAAGCCGAACCAGCAGGCGCTGTATAACCATTTCAAGATTATCGCGGATTCCGTTGATATTCCGGTTATTATCTACAATATTCCGGGACGTACCGCTACAAACCTGGAAGTGAAAACGCTTGCGCGTCTGTCAGAAGACTGCAAAAACATCATTGGTGTGAAAGAATCGAATAAAGACTTTGAACATATTAATCGTGTGTTACTCAACTGCGGTCGTGACTTCCTGCTTTATTCGGGTATCGAGCTTCTTTGTTACCCGATGCTTGCCATTGGAGGAGCCGGACATGTGAGTGCTACAGCTAATATTGCGCCAAAAGAAGTGGCTGATATTTATAATCTGTGGGCAGCTGGTGATGTGGAAGCGGCAATTGACCTGCATTATAAGCTTATGCCGCTCAATGATGTGTTGTTTAAAGACACGAACCCGGGACCGTTAAAAGCAGCGATGGGCATGATGGGCAAAATTAATCCGGCTCTGCGCCTGCCGATGGGGCCGCCATCTGATGCCCTGCAGGAGGAGATTCGCCAGACGCTAGTAGGCTATGGGATGCTAACCGAGAAAGTAGGAGCGGAATAA
- a CDS encoding GntR family transcriptional regulator translates to MKKNTMSKTQYAYNSIRSRILEGTYGPGHRLVIDQIAKDLGLSIIPVREAIRQLESDGLIQYKPYSGAIVSTINEKEYSETLSVWAVLEGYATALGAQYLVEEDLIRLETLNEQMNQALNDFEFEAFGSFNQEFHRVICDKCHNDYVRDEIQRVASRMDTLRRSAFTFVPQRIRRSIEEHSRIIQLLREKAQPSEIEAVAREHKMNTVRAFQNRQEPSENGITDISLPQKR, encoded by the coding sequence ATGAAAAAAAATACGATGAGCAAGACACAGTATGCGTACAACTCGATTCGTTCCAGAATTCTCGAAGGAACGTACGGCCCTGGTCATCGACTTGTGATTGACCAGATCGCAAAAGACCTCGGATTAAGCATTATACCAGTGAGGGAGGCGATTCGACAGTTAGAGTCTGATGGACTGATACAGTATAAGCCGTACAGTGGAGCGATTGTCAGTACCATTAATGAGAAAGAGTACAGTGAAACACTGTCTGTCTGGGCTGTGCTGGAAGGGTATGCGACAGCTCTTGGTGCACAGTATCTGGTAGAAGAAGATTTGATCAGACTTGAAACGCTGAACGAACAGATGAATCAGGCGCTTAATGATTTTGAATTTGAGGCGTTTGGAAGCTTTAACCAGGAGTTCCACCGTGTGATTTGTGACAAATGCCATAATGATTATGTACGAGATGAGATCCAACGTGTGGCCAGCCGGATGGATACACTGCGTCGCTCTGCTTTTACCTTTGTGCCTCAGCGAATACGACGTTCCATTGAGGAGCATAGCCGAATTATTCAGCTATTGCGTGAGAAAGCGCAGCCTTCTGAGATTGAAGCTGTAGCTCGGGAGCATAAGATGAACACTGTTCGTGCCTTCCAAAATCGCCAGGAACCATCAGAGAATGGGATAACAGACATAAGCCTGCCACAAAAAAGATAA
- the moaC gene encoding cyclic pyranopterin monophosphate synthase MoaC: protein MSDTLTHFNEQNRARMVDITEKHVTHRTAVVRSRVIMKSETLTRIKEGQISKGDVLGVAQVAGIMAAKKTADLIPMCHPLPLTGVDIQFTDNGVDTLHIEATAKTKGMTGVEMEALTAASVTALTVYDMCKAMDKEMIIGPTYLVAKEGGKSGTFVNDIEVLIEAKK from the coding sequence ATGAGTGATACGTTAACACATTTTAATGAGCAAAATCGTGCCCGTATGGTAGATATTACAGAAAAACATGTCACACACCGGACCGCTGTTGTGCGGAGCCGTGTGATCATGAAGTCGGAGACACTCACACGCATTAAAGAGGGGCAGATCAGCAAGGGAGATGTGCTGGGAGTTGCACAGGTAGCGGGTATCATGGCAGCGAAAAAAACAGCGGACCTGATTCCGATGTGTCATCCGCTTCCACTGACTGGGGTCGACATTCAATTCACGGATAATGGGGTAGATACACTGCACATTGAGGCGACAGCGAAAACAAAAGGAATGACTGGTGTCGAGATGGAAGCCCTGACCGCCGCTTCGGTTACAGCGCTGACGGTGTATGACATGTGCAAAGCGATGGATAAAGAAATGATCATCGGTCCGACATACCTTGTAGCCAAGGAAGGTGGAAAAAGCGGTACCTTTGTGAACGATATCGAAGTATTAATTGAAGCGAAAAAATGA
- the moaA gene encoding GTP 3',8-cyclase MoaA: protein MPVNTLIDRFDRVHDYLRISVTDRCNLRCVYCMPAEGMQFEPHEKIMSYEEIAAVVEAVAKMGVRKLRITGGEPLVRKEIEKLIGMLSVIPGIEDIALTTNAIFLAQKAEALKQAGLTRVNISLDSLRADRFAMITRGGELARVLAGIDEALRVGLNPVKLNVVLMQGQNDDEIMDFLRLSIDKPLQIRFIEYMPIGHNDDGWRTSYLSLQTVFDRVTEMGLTYESVENVYGNGPAENYRIPGAAGTFGLIHPVSDHFCGNCNRLRMTADGHIKSCLYWDDEWNVRPLVGDEKAIQDLFVRSINTKPENHEMALALNQETQSHKPTARRMSQIGG, encoded by the coding sequence ATGCCTGTGAATACCCTCATTGATAGATTTGATCGCGTCCATGATTATTTGCGGATTTCAGTAACGGACCGCTGTAACTTGCGCTGTGTGTACTGTATGCCCGCTGAAGGGATGCAGTTTGAACCACATGAAAAAATTATGAGCTACGAAGAGATAGCTGCTGTAGTGGAAGCTGTAGCCAAAATGGGGGTCCGTAAGCTGCGTATTACAGGTGGGGAACCGCTTGTGCGTAAAGAAATTGAAAAGCTGATTGGAATGTTGTCTGTAATCCCAGGCATTGAAGATATTGCATTAACAACAAACGCCATTTTTCTCGCACAAAAAGCAGAAGCACTTAAACAGGCCGGGTTAACACGCGTTAACATCAGCCTTGATTCGCTGCGTGCAGATCGGTTCGCCATGATTACACGCGGAGGGGAACTAGCGCGTGTGTTGGCAGGAATTGATGAAGCGCTGCGTGTCGGTCTTAATCCCGTCAAGTTAAATGTGGTGCTCATGCAGGGGCAGAATGATGATGAGATTATGGACTTTCTTCGTCTATCTATAGATAAGCCGCTACAGATTCGTTTTATTGAATACATGCCGATTGGACATAATGATGATGGATGGCGTACGAGCTATTTATCGCTTCAGACAGTGTTTGACCGCGTAACAGAGATGGGGCTTACGTACGAGTCAGTCGAGAATGTATATGGGAACGGTCCGGCAGAGAATTACCGTATTCCGGGAGCGGCTGGTACGTTCGGATTGATTCATCCGGTAAGCGATCATTTTTGCGGGAATTGTAACCGTCTGCGTATGACGGCAGATGGTCATATTAAATCATGTTTATATTGGGATGATGAGTGGAATGTGCGTCCTCTTGTCGGAGATGAGAAAGCGATTCAGGACTTATTCGTTCGTTCCATTAATACAAAACCAGAAAATCATGAGATGGCACTGGCCTTAAATCAGGAGACGCAGTCGCATAAACCGACAGCACGGCGTATGTCACAAATAGGGGGTTAA
- a CDS encoding ThiF family adenylyltransferase, giving the protein MDTRYSRQLLFAPIGRNGQERLGKSRVAVVGMGALGTVLANHMVRAGVGFVRLIDRDFVEPSNLQRQMLYDENDARNHLPKVIAAYEKLHQINSDVTIEPIIADVTAVNAEQLLQDCDLILDGTDNFQIRFLLNDVAVKHRIPWVYGGAVSSKGMFAAIRPHETPCLRCLFPNPPEGGETCDTAGVIGPIIHIVASYQAVEGLKLLLGDEKNYNPNLEHMEVWRNLHTQMNIGSSRNPDCPTCGHEQFDFLTLTGDEDTVTSMCGRNSVQISPAKERSLDLEQLEERFRPLGEVERNRFLLRFHVGEHTLVIFPNGRVVIQGTDDISVARTLYARYIGV; this is encoded by the coding sequence ATGGACACACGCTACTCAAGACAACTGTTATTCGCTCCAATCGGACGCAACGGACAGGAGCGCCTCGGTAAAAGTCGGGTCGCGGTCGTCGGCATGGGAGCGCTCGGCACCGTGCTTGCCAATCATATGGTACGAGCAGGCGTTGGCTTCGTTCGTCTGATTGACCGGGACTTCGTGGAACCAAGTAATTTACAACGTCAAATGCTGTATGACGAAAACGATGCACGCAATCACCTGCCAAAAGTAATAGCTGCCTACGAAAAACTGCATCAGATTAATAGCGATGTGACGATAGAGCCAATCATCGCTGATGTCACAGCAGTCAATGCCGAACAACTCCTGCAAGACTGCGATCTTATTCTAGATGGAACAGATAATTTTCAAATTCGTTTTTTGCTTAACGATGTTGCGGTCAAACACCGTATTCCATGGGTGTACGGCGGGGCTGTCAGCTCTAAAGGGATGTTTGCTGCGATTCGTCCACACGAGACACCGTGCTTGCGCTGCCTGTTCCCGAATCCGCCAGAAGGTGGGGAAACGTGTGATACGGCAGGCGTCATTGGCCCAATCATTCATATCGTCGCCTCCTATCAAGCAGTGGAAGGGTTAAAGCTTTTGCTTGGGGATGAGAAAAACTACAACCCGAATCTCGAACATATGGAAGTGTGGCGTAACCTTCATACGCAGATGAATATCGGAAGTTCTCGCAACCCGGACTGCCCGACATGTGGACATGAACAGTTTGATTTCTTGACGCTAACGGGAGACGAAGATACGGTTACCTCAATGTGCGGACGTAATAGTGTCCAGATTAGTCCCGCAAAAGAGCGCTCGCTTGATCTAGAACAATTAGAAGAACGGTTCCGTCCGCTTGGAGAGGTCGAGCGTAATCGCTTCCTGCTGCGGTTTCATGTTGGGGAGCATACACTTGTCATCTTCCCGAACGGGCGAGTAGTGATTCAAGGAACGGACGATATTTCGGTGGCGCGGACGTTGTATGCGCGGTATATCGGAGTCTAA
- a CDS encoding YcdB/YcdC domain-containing protein: MKKTTFMLSAVLASNLLLSSAVLAEIHEPSASLEKEHVLSIQELPQPVKDSLDKLYVYKPELKGLPIKITQTKDPVFSINQYSLDFKNDPTMIQAIIGQDGTLHYFQMDKPDKKSERRPSDEEAIKKAKEFLTVIYGSNSNYIVSHVTNGGYTSTDRDGKESVRAYASVIFIPLVNGIPYDGSFFLQIDVNQAGEVVNYFNRNDRIDPKDFPIAKNVLSKEEAEKAFLQSLTMNLYYEDEETVRGTTDPKNVRTILKYQPQMKPIDAVSGKPVEENIAYTQHTINKPVTGQGKVLQASNAKEATALLKSELGIQVDGLTYREDGDGIKRAKLYEWTTKDELVYGVQTTDKGEVIQFGALSVHNPDKMKGEEKIPRDEAAVKALDTIKKYLPTYVKEVQVNYTEENYPHWVDKNNIPKNNILLVSFRELHDNIPIMTRSVDVWVNLGTGAVEQVFLPPSINSELPDASKRITKEEAVKSYLAHHPLQLQYVWPHYFDRKAEKPILVYAPQTKHVAEYVDALTGQIVRPYE; this comes from the coding sequence ATGAAAAAGACAACATTCATGTTATCAGCAGTATTAGCTAGTAATTTGCTTCTGAGTTCGGCCGTCCTAGCAGAAATACACGAACCGTCTGCTTCTCTAGAAAAAGAGCACGTACTATCCATTCAGGAATTACCCCAGCCCGTAAAGGATTCACTGGATAAGCTGTACGTATATAAGCCAGAGTTGAAAGGGCTACCAATCAAGATTACCCAAACAAAAGACCCGGTTTTTTCGATAAATCAATACTCCTTAGATTTCAAAAACGACCCTACCATGATACAAGCTATTATTGGACAAGATGGAACCTTACATTATTTTCAGATGGATAAGCCCGATAAAAAGTCAGAACGTCGTCCATCCGATGAAGAGGCAATTAAAAAGGCAAAAGAATTCCTAACGGTTATATATGGTAGCAATAGTAACTACATAGTCTCACATGTTACAAATGGAGGGTATACCTCCACCGATAGAGATGGAAAAGAGTCCGTAAGAGCCTATGCAAGTGTTATATTTATTCCTCTTGTAAACGGAATACCATATGACGGTTCTTTTTTCCTTCAAATCGATGTCAATCAAGCCGGGGAAGTCGTTAACTACTTTAATCGTAATGATCGTATCGATCCAAAGGACTTTCCTATTGCAAAAAATGTCCTCTCTAAGGAAGAAGCCGAAAAGGCTTTCTTACAGTCTCTCACCATGAACTTATATTATGAGGATGAAGAAACCGTCCGTGGAACAACCGATCCGAAAAACGTTAGAACCATACTAAAGTATCAGCCTCAAATGAAGCCTATTGATGCAGTAAGCGGTAAGCCTGTTGAGGAAAATATTGCATACACCCAACACACAATAAATAAGCCTGTTACAGGTCAAGGTAAAGTTTTACAAGCATCGAATGCTAAAGAAGCTACCGCACTACTGAAATCAGAACTTGGCATTCAAGTAGATGGACTTACCTATAGAGAAGATGGAGATGGAATTAAACGGGCAAAGTTATATGAATGGACAACGAAAGACGAGCTGGTCTATGGTGTCCAGACAACAGATAAAGGAGAAGTCATACAATTTGGAGCATTGTCTGTACATAATCCTGACAAAATGAAAGGGGAAGAAAAGATACCTCGGGATGAAGCTGCTGTCAAAGCTCTGGACACGATTAAAAAGTACCTACCAACTTACGTAAAAGAAGTTCAAGTCAATTACACAGAAGAGAATTATCCACATTGGGTAGACAAAAACAACATTCCAAAAAACAATATTCTATTAGTAAGCTTTCGGGAGTTGCATGATAACATTCCGATTATGACCCGTTCAGTTGATGTATGGGTCAATCTTGGTACAGGTGCTGTTGAACAAGTTTTCTTGCCACCTTCGATAAATTCAGAATTACCAGATGCTAGCAAACGAATTACTAAAGAAGAAGCGGTCAAATCATATCTGGCTCATCATCCACTGCAACTCCAATATGTCTGGCCGCATTATTTTGACCGGAAGGCAGAAAAACCAATTTTGGTTTATGCGCCACAAACGAAACATGTTGCTGAATACGTAGATGCACTAACCGGTCAGATTGTTAGACCTTACGAATAA
- a CDS encoding DUF3862 domain-containing protein produces MKKIVVGNTVAVAALLFLVGCGETTTSSSQQKTVEINLVKGDKYIGETKMRRVPDGQGRVVTADGSPSYEGTFKNGQIIEGKYFDSGKLFYEGSFQNWKPEGKGTLYKDGSPMNVEFKNGKLISMVDVSKKTAAKPKNNTITITQAQFNQVKLGMSLNQVEQIVGGPGQISSEYGKSGDKSYCMTIVYPGKRDDDLIATAHFTFVDGKLYSRTQTGLQ; encoded by the coding sequence ATGAAAAAAATAGTAGTAGGTAACACTGTTGCAGTTGCGGCCCTTTTATTTTTAGTCGGTTGCGGAGAAACAACCACGTCTTCTAGTCAACAAAAAACAGTAGAAATTAACCTAGTAAAAGGCGATAAATACATCGGTGAGACAAAGATGAGACGTGTTCCTGATGGGCAAGGGAGAGTTGTAACTGCAGACGGATCACCTTCCTACGAAGGGACATTCAAAAATGGGCAAATCATCGAAGGGAAATACTTTGACAGTGGAAAGTTATTCTATGAAGGCAGCTTTCAAAATTGGAAGCCTGAAGGAAAGGGAACCCTTTACAAGGATGGGAGTCCAATGAACGTTGAGTTTAAGAATGGGAAGCTTATATCTATGGTGGATGTAAGCAAAAAAACAGCGGCAAAACCAAAAAACAATACAATCACCATCACACAAGCACAGTTTAATCAAGTTAAACTTGGGATGTCGCTCAACCAAGTTGAGCAAATCGTTGGTGGACCAGGACAAATATCTTCCGAATATGGAAAATCTGGTGATAAGTCTTACTGTATGACTATCGTGTATCCAGGGAAAAGAGATGACGATCTCATAGCTACAGCGCACTTCACTTTTGTAGATGGAAAACTCTATAGTAGAACACAAACAGGACTGCAATAG
- a CDS encoding insecticidal delta-endotoxin Cry8Ea1 family protein produces MIPADTWNNRIKNITDAVVKKIPVVGSLVSFAIGQLWPTDKVDIWSLIKDQTKQLVDKSILDKEMEERKHEIEGLEDTMRQYVEAANHERGGFMTSMLTQLNIMHHKLTKSSNSFHLIPFTITIANIHLTLLRERFSHGREIYSEDNTTVWQKDLTSRYQDYHKFFLDIYPKWKTWRENQITTRWYTDKHGTTVPPFFYWTAHGEAEDTLTKSTINYSDDFNSVETTFQGVCQAIKERWINDAIAVMAADMSTTFKLHNYLPGRESEPAIVDPNLETIWMGPYSLATLGKESKGVSATNIIDQPGEIKQICVREYNSIDGIQFIYTDHSGNFVGNPKGGAPHYLDVDQNKYVTGMKMRFANGVMCRIEVVFSDGSSSGMLGNRANWSGTDVDALVGSNYKLDCGAFKSGSGPSGTAGIGVIKLRFKYNN; encoded by the coding sequence TTGATACCTGCTGATACCTGGAATAATAGAATTAAAAACATTACAGATGCTGTAGTAAAAAAAATTCCCGTTGTGGGATCACTCGTTTCGTTTGCTATTGGGCAACTATGGCCAACTGATAAAGTGGATATTTGGAGTCTAATAAAAGACCAAACGAAGCAATTGGTGGATAAATCCATATTAGACAAAGAGATGGAGGAACGGAAGCACGAGATTGAAGGCTTAGAAGACACTATGAGGCAATACGTCGAGGCTGCTAACCATGAAAGAGGTGGGTTTATGACCTCGATGCTTACACAACTAAATATCATGCATCATAAACTCACAAAGTCATCTAACTCCTTTCACCTTATCCCTTTCACAATTACTATCGCTAACATACACTTAACCCTTCTCAGGGAACGATTCAGTCATGGTAGAGAAATATATAGTGAGGATAATACGACCGTATGGCAAAAGGATCTAACAAGCAGATATCAAGACTATCATAAGTTTTTCCTCGATATTTATCCTAAGTGGAAAACATGGAGAGAAAATCAAATTACTACGAGATGGTATACAGACAAACACGGTACAACAGTCCCTCCATTTTTTTATTGGACTGCTCATGGAGAGGCTGAAGATACACTAACAAAATCAACTATTAATTACAGTGACGACTTTAATTCTGTTGAAACAACGTTCCAAGGTGTTTGCCAGGCCATAAAAGAAAGATGGATAAATGACGCTATTGCTGTAATGGCAGCAGATATGTCTACAACCTTCAAACTCCACAATTACTTGCCTGGACGTGAGAGCGAACCAGCTATTGTAGATCCGAACTTAGAAACGATTTGGATGGGACCTTATAGTTTAGCAACTCTCGGAAAAGAGAGTAAAGGAGTATCTGCCACAAACATAATTGATCAACCAGGTGAAATTAAACAAATATGCGTTCGTGAGTACAACTCTATTGATGGAATTCAATTCATTTATACTGACCATTCAGGAAACTTTGTTGGAAATCCAAAAGGTGGTGCTCCTCACTACCTAGATGTAGATCAGAATAAGTATGTGACTGGAATGAAAATGAGATTTGCTAATGGGGTTATGTGTAGAATTGAAGTTGTGTTTTCGGATGGATCGTCTTCTGGAATGCTTGGTAATCGCGCGAATTGGAGTGGAACTGACGTTGATGCACTTGTTGGTTCAAATTATAAACTTGATTGCGGGGCTTTTAAATCAGGATCTGGACCATCAGGTACAGCAGGTATTGGCGTAATCAAATTAAGATTCAAATACAATAATTAA